Genomic DNA from Cydia fagiglandana chromosome 3, ilCydFagi1.1, whole genome shotgun sequence:
AAGTGTAGTTGTTTGTCAGTGGGCGGGGCTCCAAGATGCCGCGGAAGTTGCTGAAGTTCCTGATCGTGTTCGACAACACGTCGCTGCTGTACTTCCCGGGGCAGTTCCTGTCCGGGAAGGTGCTTATGGAACTGCAGGATGACACTCCTGTACTTGGTAAGTGAGAAACCCATTATCTTATTAACCCTTCAATTCCCAGCACTTTGAAATTGAATGTCAAAACCAGACTATCTGGTGTTTATGATTTGTAAGTAATATTCTCTTGAAgtgctggtggcctagtggtAAGAGCCTTGTGACTTTAAATCCAGAGGTCATGTATTCAgaacttatgtatgaaatatcattttatatttaccagttgctttatGGTGAAGGACAACATTGTGagtaaaccggactaatcccaataagacctggtttcccctctgggttggaaagtcAAATGGCAGtcttaatgtaaatctagtgcctaggtcaaatcatgggattaattattagtgtccgaccgaaggttcggtttcggccagtttcggccaaaaaatcatgtttcggctgtagtttcggtttcggccaaaaaacggccgaacctttcggccgggccgaaacttacgaaatggtacttcggaataagaccaaaagttggagaATGAGTAcgagtaggacaacaatattaatacctatgacatattatactgattcatgtataggtacagaaattgctttattataaaacacaattccactaatgagggcgccactggacgctcgacgcagtcttaagagactgtcaatacctataacgcgcacactgtctaattgtttcggagtgaatgagtgattttacctcaatttactattggtttgtgttccacatgtcctctacttcagcttagcctttggcctcgctgcgccatgctcggcctgcggtctcgcttttaatacatacaatggacattggttggagtctgtgctcaactattagtcctgaagcctgaagcacggctttgacttcgcatgaaagttcgcctcactggggcacttcggacttttaggcccaggtgaagattggcacccggccttgcgatattgtcaacaaaaaatttcgggCTTGCttttttggttggttttttggttgaccctgtatctacatgttaataacttgactggtgaataaatagagttagaccaagaaaattctgcaatgattttgatagcatacgcagtgcaactagtgcaaatgttatttatacgtcatcatttcatagaagttttgacgtttaaaataacacttgagcgtgtgttatcaaaatcgttgcagaattatcttggtttaactctagtaattttcttaaaaaactgcttaagtaacatcaatttcaaggatattgggtgttgacagccccataatatgtgtataaaaggggttttatgacattttttcaacgattttaacaagtctacaaaagtttcggtttcggcaaaaaaacatgtttcggtcggacactattaATTATCAAGAGGACCCATGAGCCATAGCCAAATGACGGGATAACGCGAATTTAAAATTAGGAGGGGGAATCTGGACATGGATCATGGTAGCATGAcataggaggaaacagagtaattcgaggatgatttttggatgatctTAGGGGGAGGGgaggtcaaaaatcgtcaaaaatagatgatgTAATTAATAAACAGCCCCTTAAGCCTAATGTTCACCCAagatcatattattattattataccaaTGAAAACTTATGAGTAATCAGAATTAAGTATGCTAGAGTAGGGAAACAAGAAGAATACTGTTGATGTTGTCTTCCAGGGCTACATTTCCATGTAGTGGGTGAGGGAGTGGTCCGCGTGGGCTCCGGCCGCCACGAGCGGCTCTTTGACAAAGAAAACTACATTGACTTCAGGATGCGACTGCTTGGTGAACCAGGTAACATCAATCTCGGAATAATGGACCTTATGTGCATTTCAATAAGGTCTAGACTAGAGTGTCAGTTAACAAATCAACATCTAAAATAATCTacatatactgggtcaagcaaatcttgtcagtagcaaacggcggcaaatttgaaaaatcataGCTAACTAACTTTTTGAATAGGTACCTTATCACAAAGTGATAAGATTCAGTTAAGGATGTTGCTGTTAGCACCTGTACATAATGGACTTTCAGAATGTGATTGAGTTTATTCTATTTTTCTTTCTCCACGTCAGTTATACAATAATTACACCAGCTCCCAATATTTCCGTGGGGAAAGAATACCAAAtgtaaattgttgttttttgtgcaataaagtttaaataaataaaagaagtaTTTCCGTATTAACAGTCACGTAATTTTCCCAGGAAACGGCGCCTCAGTCCTCTCCCCCGGCATCCACAGTTTCCCCTTCAAGCTGGGGCTGCCGCAGGGGCTTCCCTCCACGTTCCTGGGCACGCACGGCTGGGTGCAGTATTACTGTAAGGCGGCGCTGCGCGAACCCAACGGCCTCACCCACAAGAACCGCCAAGTGTTTATAGTCTGCAACCCGATCGATCTTAATTTGGAGCCTCCAGTTCTCTCGGTAAGAATTCCCAGATATAAAGAGTTCTGCTGCTGTCTTTCAGCATCATGTACAACGTAACAGGTGAAAAGGCTCTAAACATTGTTTAGGCCGTAGTAATGAACAAGTCATAGTCATGATTCGTAAATCACAGAAATCCTTTATTTTCGTGAAATAGGTAAATTGCCTTATGTCACGGTATCACACTACTCGatggtattgtattgtagtacgggcgattttccgcaactcgacgtcttgcgcctattttgcgtgatactACTCAATGGTACCAAATACTACTCATTCATGTCATGCACCAAAATGCTTTGCATGTCAGCACAGGTATTAATACCTACTAATGTCAACAATTAACTGACACTTGAACTTTATTACAAAGACGTAAAGTCCATTCATGATTAGTTAAGAATGTTGCTATTAATACACACGAAGGTTTATGTAAATGAGCATTGGCAGATCTTACAGTGTTGTTACAAGGTTCAAATTTGGTTGGTATGAAAGCCGGCGGTTGTGACGGTTTGTGGGAATGATTTGATCCGGTCGTGATATAGCGACCATTGACCGTGACTGGTTCAATGTCAGTTTGTTTACCTATTAGAGCCGTGTCGTGTATGGCTAGATTAAATCGATTTAGTGATTACTAATCAAGTTTCAAGATTAATCTAATTTTTCCTTATGATTTGCCTATTGATGTGAGAACAGACTAAGATGAATATGCATTGCATATGTATTATATGCTAAGaggaccatctcccctgtgacGAAATAGCTTCTTACTTCGTTTGTGGACTTAGTCGCCTCGTACGACACCCTATCCTATGTGAAGGTTGACGCTATTCTAAAGCCGGCCACCACACGGCAGAAACCTTCATCCATCATCATAAGTATTcatctaggagaaggatactccaaaataaaacccggaatggagtttccgtaaggcgcgagtagggtccaacctgaaatatgcggcagattcctgcagctgacctgtctccacacgtattggctcgcctttcctgtggcataagacagtgaagccgagagggtaatgcaggtgctgggcatccctgcgtttccttaattccgtcccaggcggtgtaatgtatgttacaccataaatcgtctgcaatagacgtaaaggccaatgatgatgtaTTATATGTAAGTTACTGTAAGACATgtagatgtcggcggccgatcgtaagatcaggcagatcgtaatgttcctgtgtaatgttttgacgatggtcacattaaaccaatatatagatAGGATAGgatcgttaggttgcttcatatgcccgaagggcaaactgcccagaaataggagccacgcgtacgcggggctccgtcgactcagggaacgagtcaaagattttcatggttcacgatatgcctaggaatttcacgatatgcctgatcttacgatcggccgccgacatagatATTGAAATTTGTTTTCTTAGATTTTCGAGTTTTCTAGTAACCTAACCTTGATAGATTTGATGTCTAAAGAGGCTCCGGATTTTTGATAGAGAAAggataaaaaaaaacgtgtttttaataatgtataaaaagCTTTGCCAGATCCTCAGCTCTGTTACATCTGCCCATTTACActaaaaaaagggtattttgGAATCAGGACTTGGTTCTAATGTAAGGTTTCCCATTTCTAGCAAGAATTTGAATGCAGCGTGGAGCACCGGCTCGGCGTGGGCTGCGTGGGCGGCGGCAGCGTGGCGTGCCGCGTCACGCTGGACCGCGGCGCCTACGTGCCCGGCGAGACCATAGCCCTGAGTGCGGCCCTGGCCAACCACTCCCGGACCACTATACGCGGCACCCGCGCTACTCTCACGGAGGTAATAACAACATCCAGTTTGCAGTGGAGGATTTaccctaaggccaagtaggcccaAGCCTGGTCAAGAACTTAGGgacggcaaattgtgacaaaaagtTCGGTGGTGATggcaagaaataactcaaaa
This window encodes:
- the LOC134679789 gene encoding arrestin domain-containing protein 4, which gives rise to MPRKLLKFLIVFDNTSLLYFPGQFLSGKVLMELQDDTPVLGLHFHVVGEGVVRVGSGRHERLFDKENYIDFRMRLLGEPGNGASVLSPGIHSFPFKLGLPQGLPSTFLGTHGWVQYYCKAALREPNGLTHKNRQVFIVCNPIDLNLEPPVLSQEFECSVEHRLGVGCVGGGSVACRVTLDRGAYVPGETIALSAALANHSRTTIRGTRATLTETIQYSAHGKVCAKEVRELAALTRGKVRPGGTDTWRRELLYIPPLPPTNLRGCHLIQVQYDVFFIIEPKSLEKEVKLQLPILLGTYPFASERDSAPPPIYPSTLPIFRPWLAEKPQH